TTTTTTCGGCGCGTCTCGAGTCGGGCCCCCTCGCGCAGACGTACCTACCGGACGCGACTATCGGCCGGGCTCGAGACGGGCGAAAATCGAACTCGAATGCGAAACTGAAACCGAAATCGAACGACGACCGGCGAGAACAGCGGCACTCAGTCGTCGTCGGCCGTTCCGATCCGGAGATCGGAGCGCTCGGCGTTGGCCAGCAGCGACGGGGGCGTCGAGCCCTCGCCCTCGAAGTCGGGGTCGAACAACTGGAGCGCGGTGTTGATCGTGCTCCAGTCGTCCTCGGCGGCGGCCTGTCGCAGGCTCTTGGTCGGCGGCGCGAGCAACTGACTGACCAGCGCGTCGGCCATCGATTCGACGACCTCGCGTTGGGCCGGCGAGAGGTCGTCCTCGAGCCGCGAGAGGGCCGTCTCGAGTTCGCGCTCTTTCATCCGTTCGGCGGATTCGTACATCGCGGCGATGACCTCGTCGGCGCGGGCGCGCTTGTACTGGTCGCAGAGTAGTTCGTACTCCCGGTCGATCATCGCTTCGACCTCGCGGGCGGCGTCGGCCCGTTGCTCGCGGGTCGACTGGGTGATCGACTCGAGGTCGTCCAGGTCGTAGACGGCTACGGAGGAGAGGTCGGCAGCGGCCGGATCGACGTCCCGAGGTTGGCCGAGGTCGACGACGACGCGGTCGGTCTCCGTGCCGCCGTCGGTCTGGAGTTCCAGGTGGTGGGGTTCCACCACCGGCTCCTCGCTGCCGGTCGCCGCGACGACGACGTCGGCCTCGGGCGCGACCGTCTCGAGGGCTTCCAGCGGCACCGCCTCGAGCGCGGCGTCGACGTCG
This portion of the Halopiger aswanensis genome encodes:
- the hemA gene encoding glutamyl-tRNA reductase; the protein is MIPSGVVSAARVTHESGTVDELAAVSPDSQPAAVSQLRSIPDVEEAYVLSTCNRVEAYVVSPDAAVGQAALEQFFAPADDDAIVHTDHDESLRHLLRVAAGLESVVLGEDQIIGQVRGAYEDAREAGGIGSMLEPAVTKAIHVGERARTETEINEGVVSLGSAATKLAAAEIALEGATALVVGAGEMGQLAARSLADAGVDDLVVANRTVSRADHLAAELDVDAALEAVPLEALETVAPEADVVVAATGSEEPVVEPHHLELQTDGGTETDRVVVDLGQPRDVDPAAADLSSVAVYDLDDLESITQSTREQRADAAREVEAMIDREYELLCDQYKRARADEVIAAMYESAERMKERELETALSRLEDDLSPAQREVVESMADALVSQLLAPPTKSLRQAAAEDDWSTINTALQLFDPDFEGEGSTPPSLLANAERSDLRIGTADDD